Proteins encoded within one genomic window of Streptomyces rubradiris:
- the cobC gene encoding Rv2231c family pyridoxal phosphate-dependent protein CobC, whose translation MRTEPGGAPEPDLRHHGDAEVRDAGAGVVDLAVNVRADTPPGWLREEIAGSLSSLAAYPDGRAARAAVAARHGLPVERVLLTAGAAEAFVLLARALKVRRPVVVHPQFTEPEAALRDAGHSVDRVLLRERDGFRLDPSAVPEDADLVVIGNPTNPTSVLHPARMVAGLARPGRTLVVDEAFMDAVPGEREALAGRTDVPGLVVLRSLTKTWGLAGLRIGYVLAPPEIIAELERAQPLWPVSTPALAAARACVTPRALAEAGHAAHRIAGDRAHLVAGLTALAAHGVRVVRPAQGPFVLVRVPDAATVRHRLRDLGYAVRRGDTFPGLDRDWIRLAVRDRTTTDGFLKALSAVLDAPDSPPCEAAP comes from the coding sequence ATGCGCACTGAGCCGGGCGGCGCCCCCGAGCCGGACCTGCGGCACCACGGGGACGCCGAGGTCCGGGACGCCGGGGCCGGTGTGGTGGACCTCGCCGTCAACGTCCGGGCGGACACACCCCCGGGGTGGCTGCGGGAGGAGATCGCCGGTTCGCTGTCGTCCCTCGCGGCCTACCCGGACGGGCGGGCCGCGCGGGCGGCGGTGGCCGCGCGGCACGGGCTGCCGGTGGAGCGGGTGCTGCTGACGGCGGGGGCCGCGGAGGCGTTCGTGCTGCTGGCCCGCGCGCTGAAGGTGCGCCGGCCGGTGGTGGTGCATCCGCAGTTCACGGAGCCGGAGGCGGCGCTGCGGGACGCCGGGCACAGCGTGGACCGGGTGCTGCTGCGGGAGCGGGACGGGTTCCGGCTGGACCCGTCGGCCGTCCCGGAGGACGCCGACCTGGTGGTGATCGGCAACCCCACCAACCCGACGTCGGTACTGCACCCGGCGCGGATGGTCGCCGGGCTCGCCCGCCCCGGCCGGACGCTGGTGGTGGACGAGGCGTTCATGGACGCGGTACCGGGTGAGCGGGAGGCCCTGGCCGGCCGCACCGACGTGCCCGGCCTCGTCGTGCTGCGCAGCCTGACCAAGACCTGGGGCCTGGCCGGTCTGCGCATCGGCTATGTCCTGGCTCCCCCGGAGATCATCGCGGAACTGGAACGGGCCCAGCCCCTGTGGCCGGTCTCCACCCCGGCGCTGGCCGCGGCGCGGGCGTGCGTGACCCCCCGGGCGCTGGCCGAGGCGGGCCACGCTGCCCACCGCATCGCCGGGGACCGGGCGCACCTGGTGGCCGGCCTGACCGCGCTCGCCGCCCACGGGGTACGGGTGGTGCGGCCGGCCCAGGGCCCCTTCGTCCTGGTCCGCGTCCCGGACGCGGCCACGGTCCGCCACCGCCTGCGCGACCTCGGCTACGCGGTCCGCCGGGGCGACACGTTCCCGGGCCTGGACCGCGACTGGATCCGCCTGGCCGTACGCGACCGCACGACGACGGACGGCTTCCTGAAGGCGTTGTCGGCCGTGCTCGACGCGCCGGACTCCCCGCCCTGCGAGGCCGCTCCCTGA
- a CDS encoding amino acid ABC transporter ATP-binding protein yields MSRPEIEVRGLHKSFGDNEVLRGIDLEISQGEVVCVIGPSGSGKSTLLRCVNLLEEPTKGQVFVGGTEVTDPDVDIDAVRRRIGMVFQQFNLFPHLSVTENLTLPQRRVLGRDKATAARTAAENLARVGLAEKADAYPSSLSGGQQQRVAIARALAMGPEVMLFDEPTSALDPELVGDVLAVMRMLAREGMTMMVVTHEMTFAREVADRVVFMDGGVIVEDGSPDQVIGNPRHERTRHFLSRLLDPAMAEVEEETSDQVGKSKP; encoded by the coding sequence GTGAGCCGTCCGGAGATCGAAGTCCGGGGGCTGCACAAGTCCTTCGGCGACAACGAGGTGCTGCGCGGCATCGACCTGGAGATCAGCCAGGGCGAGGTCGTCTGTGTCATCGGCCCCTCCGGGTCGGGCAAGTCGACGCTGCTGCGCTGTGTGAACCTGCTGGAGGAGCCCACCAAGGGCCAGGTGTTCGTCGGCGGCACCGAGGTGACCGACCCGGACGTCGACATCGACGCCGTACGCCGCCGTATCGGCATGGTCTTCCAGCAGTTCAACCTCTTCCCGCACCTGAGCGTCACCGAGAACCTCACGCTGCCCCAGCGCCGGGTCCTTGGGCGGGACAAGGCGACCGCCGCGCGGACCGCCGCCGAGAACCTGGCCCGGGTCGGCCTCGCCGAGAAGGCGGACGCCTACCCGTCCTCCCTCTCCGGCGGCCAGCAGCAGCGCGTCGCCATCGCCCGCGCGCTCGCCATGGGCCCGGAGGTGATGCTCTTCGACGAGCCGACCTCCGCGCTCGACCCCGAGCTCGTCGGCGACGTCCTCGCCGTGATGCGCATGCTCGCCCGGGAGGGCATGACGATGATGGTCGTCACCCACGAGATGACCTTCGCCCGCGAGGTCGCCGACCGGGTCGTCTTCATGGACGGCGGAGTGATCGTCGAGGACGGCAGCCCGGACCAGGTCATCGGAAACCCGCGGCACGAGCGCACCCGGCACTTCCTGTCCCGCCTGCTCGACCCGGCGATGGCCGAGGTGGAGGAGGAGACCTCCGACCAGGTGGGCAAGTCGAAGCCGTAG
- a CDS encoding transporter substrate-binding domain-containing protein, with the protein MTTLLGRRTRALAAITVTAGLALVAGCSSDDGGGSGKTTVKGVHLAKAGQLTTCTHLPYPPFQSEVDGKVQGFDVALIDLVAKDLGVEQKILDTPFENFKTGAFLNSGECDLAAAGMTITDERKKNVDFSAPYFEATQAVLVDKDSGITSLADVKAKGRKLGAQAQTTGEDYVKEKGYDPISFESSDAVLNGLRTGQVKAVVIDYPVVQGWLKDKANADKFKVVDNLKTGEEYGFTVKKGNTALRDAIDKALKQAKADGTYKKIYEKWIGPYDASVASPAAS; encoded by the coding sequence ATGACAACGCTCCTCGGGCGCCGGACCCGCGCTCTGGCAGCCATCACCGTGACGGCCGGGCTCGCGCTCGTGGCCGGCTGCTCCTCGGACGACGGCGGGGGGAGCGGCAAGACCACCGTCAAGGGCGTCCACCTGGCCAAGGCGGGACAGCTGACCACCTGCACCCACCTCCCGTACCCGCCGTTCCAGTCGGAGGTCGACGGCAAGGTGCAGGGCTTCGACGTCGCCCTGATCGACCTCGTCGCCAAGGACCTCGGCGTCGAGCAGAAGATCCTCGACACGCCCTTCGAGAACTTCAAGACCGGCGCCTTCCTCAACTCGGGGGAGTGCGACCTGGCCGCCGCCGGCATGACCATCACCGACGAGCGCAAGAAGAACGTCGACTTCTCCGCCCCGTACTTCGAGGCCACCCAGGCCGTCCTCGTCGACAAGGACAGCGGGATCACCTCGCTCGCCGACGTCAAGGCCAAGGGCAGGAAGCTCGGCGCCCAGGCGCAGACCACCGGCGAGGACTACGTCAAGGAGAAGGGCTACGACCCGATCTCCTTCGAGTCCTCCGACGCGGTCCTCAACGGCCTGCGCACCGGCCAGGTCAAGGCTGTCGTCATCGACTACCCGGTGGTCCAGGGCTGGCTGAAGGACAAGGCCAACGCGGACAAGTTCAAGGTCGTCGACAACCTCAAGACCGGCGAGGAGTACGGCTTCACCGTCAAGAAGGGCAACACGGCGCTGCGCGACGCCATCGACAAGGCCCTCAAGCAGGCCAAGGCCGACGGCACCTACAAGAAGATCTACGAGAAGTGGATCGGCCCGTACGACGCCTCCGTCGCGTCTCCCGCCGCCTCATGA
- a CDS encoding amino acid ABC transporter permease — translation MTDTDTALQPKKKGLTRRQKRTLSRGVQYAVFAAAVIAFAVTADWGRLRNQFAQADIAEQMFPDVITLALKNTVLYTLSGFVVGLVLGMVIALMRLSSVGPYRWLAGVYIEIFRGLPALLIFIFVGVAVPLAFPGTEIPGGTYGKVALALGLVSAAYMAETIRAGIQAVPKGQMEAARSLGFSPAKAMISIIIPQAFRIILPPLTNELVLLFKDSSLVLFLGVTLEERELSKFGRDLASTTANSTPILVAGLCYLLVTIPLSLVVRRMETKAQEAIR, via the coding sequence ATGACCGACACGGACACAGCCCTCCAGCCGAAGAAGAAGGGACTGACCCGGCGGCAGAAGCGCACCCTGTCGCGGGGCGTCCAGTACGCCGTCTTCGCCGCCGCCGTGATCGCCTTCGCGGTCACGGCCGACTGGGGCCGGCTGCGGAACCAGTTCGCCCAGGCCGACATCGCCGAGCAGATGTTCCCGGACGTCATCACACTGGCGCTGAAGAACACCGTGCTGTACACGCTGTCCGGCTTCGTGGTCGGGCTGGTCCTCGGCATGGTCATCGCGCTGATGCGGCTGTCCTCCGTCGGCCCCTACCGCTGGCTGGCGGGCGTCTACATCGAGATCTTCCGCGGCCTGCCCGCCCTGCTGATCTTCATCTTCGTCGGCGTGGCCGTGCCCCTCGCCTTCCCCGGCACGGAGATCCCCGGCGGCACCTACGGCAAGGTCGCCCTCGCGCTCGGCCTGGTCTCCGCCGCCTACATGGCCGAGACCATCCGCGCCGGCATCCAGGCCGTGCCCAAGGGACAGATGGAGGCGGCCCGTTCGCTCGGCTTCTCGCCGGCGAAGGCCATGATCTCCATCATCATCCCGCAGGCGTTCCGGATCATCCTGCCGCCGCTGACCAACGAACTCGTCCTGCTGTTCAAGGACTCCTCGCTGGTGCTGTTCCTCGGCGTCACCCTGGAGGAACGCGAACTGTCCAAGTTCGGCCGGGACCTGGCCAGTACGACCGCCAACTCCACGCCGATCCTGGTCGCGGGCCTGTGCTACCTGCTGGTCACCATCCCGCTCAGCCTCGTCGTGCGCCGCATGGAGACCAAGGCCCAGGAGGCGATCCGGTGA
- a CDS encoding SCO1860 family LAETG-anchored protein has protein sequence MNSNNFRMPARRSAALATAAALTAAPLALGTGTAHAATGQGRASAAVLRTALDVSLLNRTVNVPLAVSFNEVQAPRSADRTALSVRLDGVDGGKPFTVVGADVAESKATATARRAEGSVRVAHARLHVPGLPLLSLIEAETITARATCAAGQAPTAEANVLGTVTVLGKRVTLTAGGPVEVKVPGVGEVRLDLSRHTTTTRTAAATALGLKVSVNPLKLNVAEVEGTVTLAEATCESPTAPPATKPAPGHEPAAGTRPQGTPSETSLAETGGDSTTPYIAGGALALLLAGGGALTLARRRKH, from the coding sequence TTGAACAGCAACAACTTCCGCATGCCCGCACGCCGTTCGGCCGCCCTCGCGACGGCCGCCGCCCTCACCGCGGCACCCCTGGCCCTGGGCACGGGCACCGCGCACGCGGCCACCGGCCAGGGCCGCGCCTCCGCCGCCGTGCTGCGCACCGCGCTCGATGTGTCCCTGCTGAACAGGACCGTGAACGTCCCGCTCGCGGTCTCCTTCAACGAGGTCCAGGCACCGCGCAGCGCGGACCGGACGGCGCTGTCCGTCCGGCTCGACGGCGTCGACGGCGGCAAACCGTTCACCGTGGTCGGCGCCGACGTCGCCGAGTCGAAGGCCACGGCCACCGCCCGGCGCGCCGAGGGCTCGGTCCGCGTCGCCCACGCCCGGCTGCACGTCCCCGGGCTGCCCCTGCTGTCCCTGATCGAGGCGGAGACGATCACCGCCCGGGCCACCTGCGCGGCCGGCCAGGCACCCACCGCCGAGGCGAACGTCCTCGGCACCGTCACCGTCCTCGGCAAGCGCGTCACCCTGACCGCCGGCGGCCCCGTCGAGGTGAAGGTGCCCGGCGTCGGCGAGGTCCGCCTCGACCTGTCCCGGCACACCACGACGACCCGCACGGCCGCCGCGACCGCCCTCGGCCTCAAGGTCTCCGTCAACCCCCTGAAACTCAACGTCGCCGAGGTCGAGGGCACGGTCACCCTGGCCGAGGCCACCTGCGAGTCCCCGACGGCCCCGCCCGCCACCAAGCCGGCCCCCGGCCACGAACCGGCCGCCGGCACCCGCCCCCAGGGCACCCCGTCGGAAACCAGTCTCGCGGAGACCGGCGGCGACTCGACCACCCCGTACATCGCCGGCGGCGCCCTCGCCCTGCTGCTGGCGGGCGGGGGAGCGCTGACCTTGGCCCGGCGCAGGAAGCACTGA
- a CDS encoding sirohydrochlorin chelatase: MTTPPALLIAGHGTRDDAGAEAFRDFVRELGRRHPDLPVAGGFIELSPPPLGEAVAELVGRGVRRFAAVPLMLVSAGHAKGDIPAALAREKERHPGISYTYGRPLGPHPALLSVLERRLEEVLDGADRADVTVLLVGRGSTDPDANAEVFKAARLLWEGRGYAGVETAFVSLAAPDVPSGLDRCAALGAKRIVVLPYFLFTGILPDRVRQQTGDWAAAHPELDVRSADVIGPEPELLDLVMERYEEAVKGDLRMNCDSCVYRIALPGFEDKVGLPQQPHFHPDDDGHHHGHGHHGHGHHHGGHSHSHAH, translated from the coding sequence GTGACCACCCCGCCCGCCCTGCTCATCGCCGGACACGGCACCCGTGACGACGCCGGTGCCGAGGCGTTCCGCGACTTCGTCCGGGAACTGGGGCGCCGCCACCCCGATCTGCCCGTCGCGGGCGGCTTCATCGAGCTGTCCCCGCCGCCGCTCGGCGAGGCCGTCGCCGAACTGGTCGGGCGGGGCGTGCGCCGGTTCGCCGCGGTGCCGCTGATGCTGGTGTCCGCCGGGCACGCCAAGGGTGACATCCCGGCCGCGCTGGCCCGCGAGAAGGAGCGGCACCCGGGCATCTCCTACACCTACGGCCGTCCGCTGGGCCCGCACCCGGCGCTGCTGAGCGTGCTGGAGCGGCGGCTGGAGGAGGTGCTGGACGGCGCGGACCGCGCGGATGTGACGGTGTTGCTGGTCGGGCGCGGTTCCACCGATCCCGACGCCAACGCCGAGGTGTTCAAGGCGGCGCGGCTGCTGTGGGAGGGCCGCGGGTACGCCGGGGTGGAGACGGCGTTCGTGTCGCTGGCGGCGCCGGACGTGCCGAGCGGCCTGGACCGGTGCGCGGCGCTGGGCGCGAAGCGGATCGTGGTCCTGCCGTACTTCCTGTTCACCGGCATCCTGCCGGACCGGGTGCGGCAGCAGACGGGGGACTGGGCGGCGGCGCACCCGGAGCTGGACGTGCGGTCGGCCGATGTCATCGGGCCCGAGCCGGAGCTGCTGGACCTGGTGATGGAGCGGTACGAGGAGGCCGTCAAGGGCGATCTGCGGATGAACTGCGACTCGTGCGTGTACCGGATCGCGCTGCCGGGGTTCGAGGACAAGGTGGGGCTGCCGCAGCAGCCGCACTTCCACCCGGACGACGACGGTCACCACCACGGGCACGGGCACCACGGGCACGGGCACCACCACGGGGGCCACTCGCACAGCCATGCGCACTGA
- a CDS encoding amidohydrolase family protein: protein MSDGAVLHVKGRVLAGPDDVRDELWVVGGRISYDRPAGARDVRTVTGWALPGLVDAHCHVGLDAHGPVDAETAEKQALTDREAGTLLIRDAGSPSDTRWIDDRADLPKIIRAGRHIARTRRYIRNYAWEIEPDDVVAYVAQEARRGDGWVKLVGDWIDRDLGDLAPCWPREAVAAAIAEAHRLGARVTAHCFAESSLRDLVESGIDCIEHATGLSEDLIPLFAERGVAIVPTLVNIATFPRLAEGGERKFPRWSAHMRRLHERRYDTVRGAYDAGIPVYVGTDAGGSLAHGLVAEEVAELVAAGIPPLAALSATTWGARDWLGRPGLEEGAPADLVVYEADPRADVRVLAAPRRVVLNGRIIE from the coding sequence ATGAGCGATGGCGCTGTGCTGCACGTGAAGGGGCGCGTCCTGGCCGGTCCGGACGACGTCCGGGACGAGCTGTGGGTGGTCGGGGGCCGGATCTCCTACGACCGCCCCGCCGGCGCCCGGGACGTCAGGACCGTCACCGGCTGGGCCCTGCCCGGCCTGGTCGACGCCCACTGCCACGTGGGCCTGGACGCGCACGGCCCGGTCGACGCCGAGACCGCCGAGAAGCAGGCGCTCACCGACCGGGAGGCGGGCACCCTGCTGATCCGGGACGCGGGCTCGCCCTCCGACACCCGCTGGATCGACGACCGCGCCGACCTGCCGAAGATCATCCGGGCGGGCCGGCACATCGCCCGCACCCGCCGCTACATCCGCAACTACGCCTGGGAGATCGAACCGGACGACGTCGTCGCCTACGTCGCCCAAGAGGCCCGGCGCGGCGACGGCTGGGTCAAGCTGGTCGGCGACTGGATCGACCGCGACCTCGGCGACCTCGCCCCCTGCTGGCCGCGCGAGGCGGTGGCGGCGGCCATCGCCGAGGCCCACCGGCTCGGCGCCCGCGTCACCGCGCACTGCTTCGCGGAGAGCTCGCTGCGCGACCTGGTCGAGTCGGGCATCGACTGCATCGAGCACGCGACCGGGCTCAGCGAGGACCTGATCCCGCTGTTCGCCGAGCGGGGCGTCGCCATCGTGCCCACCCTCGTCAACATCGCCACCTTCCCGAGGCTCGCCGAGGGCGGAGAGCGGAAGTTCCCCCGCTGGTCCGCCCATATGCGCCGGCTGCACGAGCGGCGCTACGACACCGTGCGCGGCGCCTACGACGCCGGCATCCCGGTCTACGTCGGCACGGACGCCGGTGGCTCGCTGGCCCACGGCCTGGTCGCCGAGGAGGTCGCCGAGCTGGTCGCCGCCGGCATCCCGCCCCTCGCGGCCCTGTCGGCGACCACCTGGGGCGCCCGGGACTGGCTCGGCCGCCCCGGACTGGAGGAGGGCGCGCCCGCCGACCTGGTGGTGTACGAGGCCGATCCCCGGGCCGACGTACGGGTGCTGGCGGCGCCGCGCCGGGTGGTGCTGAACGGGCGGATCATCGAGTGA